A region of the Blochmannia endosymbiont of Camponotus nipponensis genome:
TACAATGATTTAGCATTGGCATTTATATTTTCTAATAGTTCGTTAGGATTTATCCCGTCAGCTATCAACATATCACGATATTGTTGTAATTTTCGGGAGTGTGCTTCTATCTTGGCTTGGAATTGACTGTTTTCTTCTCGACGTTCATTAACAACTAGTTCTAATTTTTCTAATATTTCTTCCAAAGTTTCAAGGGTGCATTCTCTAGCTTGCGCTCGTAAAGTGCGTATATTGTTAAGAATTTTCAGTGCGTCGTTCATTGATTTACTCTCAAATATTATAAATAACAAATCTATTGATAAGGATAGAGTGCTAA
Encoded here:
- the hns gene encoding histone-like nucleoid-structuring protein H-NS — encoded protein: MNDALKILNNIRTLRAQARECTLETLEEILEKLELVVNERREENSQFQAKIEAHSRKLQQYRDMLIADGINPNELLENINANAKSLYKNKRAIRPAKYQYTNKYGEIKTWTGQGRTPSIIKKAIDEKKKTLEDFLL